GACTTTCATGCCGCGCCGCCCACGGGCGCGCGGACCTCACCGGAGGTGAGCATGTCGAAAATCCGAATCTATAGCCTCGCCAAGGAAGTGGGCGTGGACAATCACCGAATGCTCGAGATCCTCGACGGGCTCGGCGTGCAGTACAAGAGCGTCAGCTCGACCATCGAGGAAGACACGGTCGAACTCATCAAGCAGATCCTCGCGGAGGAGGGTACGGACGCCACCGGCGGCCAGGTGAGCGACCCCACGCCCGACACCGAGGTCGCCGGTGAGACGCCCGAACCCGCGGCGGCACCCCAACCCACGCCTGCGGTCCAGACCGCGGCGCCCACGCCGGAACCCGCGCCCGGCCAGATGCCCAGCGAGGGCCGTGCCGTGCCGCCCACCCCGACCGCCACGGCGCCGGCCAGTCCGGCGACGCAGGGCGCAGCGGCCACGCAGGTCGAGGAGCGGCCCACCGCCCCTGCCGAGCGTGAGGTGCCGCACCGCGCGCCGGTCGTGACGATCATGGGGCACGTCGACCACGGCAAGACGTCGCTGCTGGACTACATCCGCAAGACGAAGGTCGCGGCCAAGGAAGCGGGCGGCATCACCCAGCACGTCGGGGCCTTCGAGGCGCAGACCAGCAAGGGCCGCATCGTGTTCATCGACACGCCGGGCCACGAGGCCTTCACGACCATCCGTGCGCGCGGCGCGAACGTCGCGGACATCGCGATCATCGTGATCGCCGCCGACGACTCGCTGATGCCGCAGACGCGGGAAGCCATCGCCCACGCGCAGGCGGCCAAGGTGCCGATGATCGTGGCGATCAACAAGATCGACCTCGCGCAGGCCGATCCCGAGCGCGTCAAGACCGACCTCACGCAGCTGAACCTGGTGCCGGAAGAGTACGGCGGCGACCTCGTGGTCGTGCCCGTCAGCGCCCGCACCGGCGAGGGTGTCGAGGACCTGCTGGAGTACATCTCGCTGACCGCCGAACTCGAAGACCTGCGGGCCGACCCCAAGGGCACGTTCTCGGGCGTGATCATCGAGGGCAAGGTCGACAAGCAGGCCGGCGTGCTCGCCACCGTGATGGTGCAGGAGGGCACGCTGCACATCGGGGATTTCCTGGTGGTGGGCGAGCGCTACGGCAAAATCAAGGCCATGACCGATACGGGCGGCGGGCGCATCAAGGAAGCCGGCCCGAGCACGCCCGTGCAGGTGCTGGGCTTCAGCGACGTGCCCGAGAGCGGCGAGAAGGTCGTGTCGGCCAAGAACGAGCACGCCGCGCGTGAACTCGTGGACGCCCGCGCCGGTCAACGGCGCGACGCCGAGAACGCCCGCGTCCGCAACCGCCTGACCCTGGAAGAGATGATGGGGCCAGTGGGCACGGTACGCACCGTGAACCTGATCCTGCGCGCCGACACGCAGGGCAGCGTCGAGGCCCTCCAGGGCATCCTGGCGCGCAAGGAGAGCGAGGACGTCAAGATCAACGTGATGTTCGCCGGTATCGGTTCGCCCAGCGAGGCGGACGTGTTGCTGGCGAGCACCGCCGAGGCGACCATCCTGTGCTTCTCGGTGACGGCGGCGGGCGGCGTGAAGAAGATCGCGGACTCCAAGGGCGTGGAGATCAAGTCCTACCGCATCATCTACGAGCTGATCGACGAGGTGGACCGCCTGATCAAGGGCACGTCCGAGCCGGTCTTCGAGGAGAAGTACCTCGGCCGCGCGGAAGTCCGCATGGTCATCCGGCACCCCAAGAGCGGCAACATTGCCGGGTCGTACGTCACGGACGGCAGCCTCAAGCGCAACTCGAAGGCCAAGGTCACCCGCGGCCGGCAGGTCGTGTACGAGGGCACCATCGTGGGCCTCAAGCGCTTCAAGGACGACGTCCGCGAGGTGCAGACCGGCTACGAGTGCGGCATCAACCTCGACTGGGACGACGTGATGGAAGGTGACATCATCGAGGCCAGCGAGATGGTCGAGGTCACCTCGGCCTGAGGCTGACAGCACAACAGAAGCGACCGGACGCAGCATGTCCGGTCGCTTTTGTTCTGGTGTGGGGTCAGGTGCCGCTGGTGCCCGAGGTGCTGCCCGACGGCGCAGCGGGGGCCGTCTGGTCCTGGCCGCGCGGACCGCCGCCGGGGCCACCGTCCGGGCCGTGACCCGGGCCGCCAGGACCACGCATGCCACGCCCGCCGCCGATGGCGAAGGGGTTCTGCTGGAGGCGCTGCTTCATCTCGGCGGCGCGGTCGCTGGGGAAGTCGCCAGCCTTGACGCCCTGGTCAATCGTGGCGCTGCCCGCCGCGATGGCCGCGCTCTTGAGCTTCGTCACGCTGATACCGAGCTGCGCGGCGAGCTTTTGCAGGAACACGTCCGCGTAGTTCGTGCCGCTGAACTGGCGCGGGGCGGTCTGACCGGGCTGGGTGCCGGGCTGGCTGGGGCGCTGGCCGGGCGCCACCGGCTGCACCCGCTGCGCCTGCGCGGTCACGTCCGGGGTGGAGGCGCTGCCGGCGGTCGTGGTGCCCTGCTGGGCGAGCACCAGGCCCACCGTGAGGGGCAGCGTGGCGAAGGCGATCAGCGGCAGGCGGCTGGTCTTGCGGCGGGCGGTGACATTCTCGGGCTGGCGGGGGGTGGTCTCGTTCACAGGTCACGCTCCTTGGGGTTCGGGTGGCCGGGGGTTCCATGTCCCTTCCACGCCCACAGGGTGCGGGGGCGCGGTTAGGGGGCGGCTAACGCGGCTGAACGGACGCTGAACGCTGCCCGGACGCGGCCGCGGGGTCAGGTGGCGTTCAGGGCCGGTCTGGTATGCTGTGGCGCTTTGAGACGACCGGGCATGTCCTTGCAGTTCTGGCAGGTTCGCGTGGCGGCCTGGCCGGGCCTGCTGACGCTGCTGTCGCTCCTGGCCGTGGTGCTGGGCACACCCGCACGCGTGCCGGAACAGGCGCCGCGCCTGACCGCAGGGAATGTCACGCCGCTGACTCCGGAACTGCGCGCCGCGCCGCAGCCCTCCCCAGGCGTGCCGCTGCTGGCCCCGCCGGCCCCCACGCCCGAGTGGGCGCAGCGGCCGGCGCTGCTCGCGTCGCGGTTCTTCTGGGCGTGGTCTCCCCCGGCGCAGCGCCTTGACCTGACGGTGCTGGGCCGGCGGCAGACGGACGGCGGCTGAGCGGGGCGTGCAGCTTTCCCCGGCCTATCCCACCGCGTCCACTGAACAGGAGACCTTCCCGTGACCTACGGCAACAAGAACACCCGCAACCGAGGCGGCAACGACCGCCGTCCCCCTCCACCCCGGCGCACGCCGTCCGGCCGCAGCAGCGCGTCGCGCTGGACGCCCCTGCTCCTGCTGATCACGCTGCTGGTGAGCCTCGCCTACATCTGGCGGCCGTGGGAGCACCGCGACAACCTGTGGACGATCTGGAATCCCGGCAAGTACGAGTTCATGACGCTGGGCCTCGACCTCAAGGGCGGCCTGCGCATCGAGCTGGCCCCCGAGTCCGGCACGGCCACCAAGGACGACCTCGACCGCGTGAAGACCGTGATCGAGAACCGCATCAACGCGCTGGGCGTGGCCGAGCCGACCGTGACCGTCTCGGGCGGCAAGCGCGTGGTCGTGGAGATTCCCGGCGCCACGCCGGCCGTGCAGCAGCGCGCCCGCGAGATCATCCAGCGCACCGCGCGCCTAGAGTTCCGGATCGTGCAGCAGAGCGCCCAGCCGGACGCCACGCTGCGCACCCAGAAGCCCGAGACCGGCGGCTACACGCTGGCGCAGCTCGGCCCGGTCGAGGCGACCGGTGAGGTCATCGCCAACGCCCAGGCCGGCACGGACCAGCGCACCGGCGCGTGGGTCGTGACCTTCCAGAACACCGACAAGGGCGCGAACACCTTTGGGGAGTTCACCGGCAAGAACGTCGGACGCCTGATGGCGGTCGTGCTGGACGACCAGATCCAGAGCGTGGCGACCATCCAGCAGAAACTCTTCCGCGACGTGCAGATCACCGGGAGCTTCTCGGCCGAGGAAGCCAACCAGCTCGCGCTGGTGCTCAAGTCCGGCGCGCTGCCCATCAAGATCAAGACCGAGGCCGAGCAGGCCATCGGGCCGACGCTGGGTGCCGACGCCATCCGCAGCGGCGCGATCGCCGGCCTGGTCGGCATCGTGCTGGTGTTCGTGATGCTGTTCGCGTACTACGGGTTGTGGTTCGGGCTGGTGGGAGCGCTGGGCCTGCTGTTCTCCAGCATCATCATCCTGGGCATGCTGGCGGGCTTCGGCGCGACGCTGACGCTGCCGGGGATCGCCGGGCTGGTGCTGACCATCGGGGCGGCCGTGGACGGCAA
This region of Deinococcus metalli genomic DNA includes:
- the infB gene encoding translation initiation factor IF-2 — encoded protein: MSKIRIYSLAKEVGVDNHRMLEILDGLGVQYKSVSSTIEEDTVELIKQILAEEGTDATGGQVSDPTPDTEVAGETPEPAAAPQPTPAVQTAAPTPEPAPGQMPSEGRAVPPTPTATAPASPATQGAAATQVEERPTAPAEREVPHRAPVVTIMGHVDHGKTSLLDYIRKTKVAAKEAGGITQHVGAFEAQTSKGRIVFIDTPGHEAFTTIRARGANVADIAIIVIAADDSLMPQTREAIAHAQAAKVPMIVAINKIDLAQADPERVKTDLTQLNLVPEEYGGDLVVVPVSARTGEGVEDLLEYISLTAELEDLRADPKGTFSGVIIEGKVDKQAGVLATVMVQEGTLHIGDFLVVGERYGKIKAMTDTGGGRIKEAGPSTPVQVLGFSDVPESGEKVVSAKNEHAARELVDARAGQRRDAENARVRNRLTLEEMMGPVGTVRTVNLILRADTQGSVEALQGILARKESEDVKINVMFAGIGSPSEADVLLASTAEATILCFSVTAAGGVKKIADSKGVEIKSYRIIYELIDEVDRLIKGTSEPVFEEKYLGRAEVRMVIRHPKSGNIAGSYVTDGSLKRNSKAKVTRGRQVVYEGTIVGLKRFKDDVREVQTGYECGINLDWDDVMEGDIIEASEMVEVTSA